A stretch of Toxoplasma gondii ME49 chromosome V, whole genome shotgun sequence DNA encodes these proteins:
- a CDS encoding hypothetical protein (encoded by transcript TGME49_287235) encodes MVLSSGWRAPMRCCQPVLASPNVSVSDHRALVPSFLGRVDEEELNLEWKTATNDRVACKGKTRDNTVCHQAMHLGDTCATPTAATEDFGSECDWTADDAAVVPSFWSDVHDEALILQSTSAATDPLACRSTGCESAL; translated from the coding sequence GCTGTTGTCAGCCAGTGCTTGCGTCCCCTAACGTGAGTGTCTCTGACCACCGGGCGCTTGttccctccttcctcggccgggtcgacgaagaggaactcAACTTGGAGTGGAAGACCGCAACAAACGACCGCGTCGCGTGTAAAGGTAAGACACGTGACAACACGGTCTGCCACCAAGCAATGCATTTAGGGGACACCTGCGCGACGCCGACTGCGGCAACCGAGGACTTCGGCTCGGAGTGTGATTGGACTGCCGACGACGCAGCAGTTGTTCCGTCGTTCTGGAGCGATGTCCACGACGAAGCACTGATTCTCCAATCAACGAGCGCCGCCACCGACCCCCTCGCGTGTAGAAGCACAGGCTGTGAAAGCGCGCTCTGA